From the Lathyrus oleraceus cultivar Zhongwan6 chromosome 3, CAAS_Psat_ZW6_1.0, whole genome shotgun sequence genome, the window ATTCCCTGTGGATAAGCAGCATAATTCCCATTAACAATAGGTATTTCCATGGGTTGGTATGGAAGAAAGGCACCACCGTTTACAACCTGTGGATTGAAATTCTAAGGATTCCCCCAGGGATAAGCAGCAGCATGACCACTAGACCTTAAAATATAGCTTAATTGATTGGAAACAGGTTAAGCAACAGTCTTAATTGGAATCTCAACGACAACAATTATAGTAGAGTCTTTCTGAGTACAAAGGTACTCTAAAATGGTGTCCATTTCCCCCTGAAATCGATCCATGCGTCCTTGGAACTGTCCTAAGGTATACTTGTAAGTGACTATTTCTTGTTCCATGTCGGCTATAGTTTTGTGACTATTAGCTTTGGTGAGATATTTGTGACGGAGAGTCGTCGTCTTTTCTGGATGGTTGAAGGAAGATGGTATGAGCActtttgtatttttattttaaataaaatgcatgaatgcatggacGAATGAATGAATGCATGCCAAAAATATAGTTTGAAAAGTTCCAAGGAATCTTGGAATTATCAATTTCATATAAGTAGACATAAAATTGAAGAAAATAAGATAGAAGATAAACCCGGTGATGTAACATACTCGTTTTATTCATTAAGATAGAATAAAGAGTACAATTATTATAACTCAGAGGTTTGCTCGATGAGCTACAAGAAGATCAGCCTTAACTCTCTTGAATACAACTCTACAAACATATACAAAGTGAAAAACAGTCCATGGAGTGTTATGTGGAAACATAACAGCATAAGCTTCCTTCGGCAATCCTAGGAGATCTTCAATGGCGTGGTCAGAAAATTTGGCCAGGAGTGCATGTCTATCATTCCAATATTGCACATCCTTGAGGACATTGCGCAATAAGGTGTGGTTAGGCCCATGCAGAAGACTTTGCAGAAACACTTCCTTATTATCAAGGAGGACTTTGAGATGACGGTTGTTTCATTCCCAATGAGATACCTTTTGGTTAAGATGATTAACAACCTCTTAACTCTGATGCGCTTGACTTTTCAACCCTCTGATTTCTTCAAAAGCTTAACCAATATCACACTGACATTTAGAGAGAGAAACTTCAAGATTTTTAGAACAACTTTTTTCTTTCTTCAATTGATCCTTGCAATCCTTCAATTAGTCTTGAGGTTCTTCGAGTTGAGTCGTATAGCTCTCCTTCATCTCCTTGGATGATGTTAGAGTCTGGTTTCAAATAGTAACCATCTTGTAAGCTTGATGTTGAGTTTCAGCAAGTTGATTTTCTTGGTGGATAGACTAACATAATTCCCCTTCAGAGCATCGTTAATATTCCTTTGTTTGTTCTGTTCCACTTGAACAACTTCAACCGCTTTGAGCATGTGCTCTTTCTCCTGGTCGAGGTTAATCTTCAAGTCTTCCTTATCTTGTGTAAGCTTACCAAGGTAAAATCGAAGATCATCATTCTCCTTTTCCAATAGCTTGATAGTATCTTTAATCTTATCAACTTCAGAAATAGAAACAGTATAAGGCCTAGGAGGCTTTACACTCATAAAAGGTTCCCAAGGATATGGCAGCTTGATAGTCTGGACTCTAGCTTTAACCCAATTTGTATACGGTTCCAAAATAATGAAATTTTGTTTTCCAAGTTTCTTTTTCCCGATATGATGGATTTTTCCCCATGCATGGCGTACTCTCTTCAGCAACTCAGAATCATCAACCCCTTCAGCTATCAGAAATTTTTCCAACTTTTTGACTTCAGGCTTATCTTTAAACGGATAACCAAGTTGATAGAGTGAAAAAACAGGATTGTAATTGATCAATCCACCCTTAGCACCAATAAGAGGAACATTATGGAAATCACCATAACTAAATATGGGTTCAACCCTATCATAGTCACGACTATACCATACTATGTCTTCAGCATTCAGAGACTCAACCTTTGGGACCATTTCAATGCTCCCACATTATCAAAAAGGGTCATTTCCTTTGCGAGTGAGTCAAGAACCACTTGTAAAGCAAAGGAACACATAAACTAATCATTTCATCATTCTTCTTGTTTCTCCAATGGAAAGAGAAATAAACATCGGCTAGAAGCGTGGGAACCTGATTCTTGGTCAGGAAGATGTTGATAGCAACTTTATCAATGAAACCTTCAATGATTGGGAAAAgtaccaatccatagatgagaagaGAGAAGTTTGCATAAAAAGCATCCCAGCTTCCACTATCAGTAAATAGAGTGGTATTTTTAATGAGAAACTTTGAAGGAAACCCTCTGGTGTTACCTTTGGTATGAATGTTGGAGTTAACTACTTCCCTCTTGAGATAAAAAGTTTGTGCAATCACTACAGGCTCTGGAAAGCCATTTGCGCTCATATAAGGAACTTGGTATTTGACATGAATACACAAGATGTAGGCAAACTCTTCCAAAGTGGGAGCCAATAAGATATCTTGGAAAGTAAAGCAATGCATAAtaggatcatagaactgagcaaaAGTGAGAACCAACCTCGTATCTTCCTTGGTCAGTAGAATAGCCAACAAGTTGCCATAAGTCTTCTTGAAGGCATCCATGTGATCATCAATCAAAAGAGCTCCAAGCGTATTCAACTCATCAAACTTAGACTCCCTGAGTTTGTATTGGTAAGTATTTATCCTGTCAGATTTCTCCATAATTAAATGATCTACTAAATGACTGATTGTGGATTCCCTGAAAATATACTCATGCTAAAATAAATTTTATGTGAATAAAATGCAGGCATGTATGTAACACGTATTGATTCAAAGATTCAACATATTTTGGATAATCTGTATATACTGCTCGAAGTaggttcaaaggttcgacgtATACATGATGATCAAGGTATGTAGGGTATTGGTTTCCTGCAAAAACCCAATATCCCCTCACTGGTAGGTACTAGTCTTCAAATAAGGAGGTTCCTGtaaaggtccctagagtcataGACCCATTTTTAGATACCACTTCTTGGGACAAATGACTCGTCGGGTAATGATGctcccaaaaggatctactctatGTGTGACATCTCATGTTGACCTTGATTGAGGAATAACACCAAGTAGGTTAACTTTACTATTGCCACATATTATCCCGTGTGTATACTCAAGCTCGGGTATACAACTTTTCTCTCATGTAACACCATCTCAACCCAACAACAAGTAATATAACAAATACTATCATATAATGAATATTTAACTCAataaagaatgaaataatgacAAGACAAGTAAAACAGTAAAGATAAACACCTAAACaaacaagaaaaaaaaaacaaaattaggCTCAACTTGCTTATTGAGTCCCTAGCAGAGTCACTAGCTGTCGCACCGTAAAAAATACCTGAGTGCATCGCGCACTCGATACAAGAGAGAGTCACCATTGAACTCtatttattccaaaaggaaagggaaaatatcgataaaacccatgGGAAGAGAAAcaggtaaggaagtcggttatgcaagggaaaggtattagcatcccttacatccgttgtactcaacgggaaccatttttCCTGTTCTTTGCGTGAATGGGTGTTATATAtaaaggttacttgcaaaaaggaaaattaagtttttaattagtgtgctcgccaaggattcgaaccctcgtgcctacatattctcatagtgcaatgagaaaattagagcttcgtagttcatGGTAGAAAATATGGATTTGTTGGTTGTTATTAGGGAACATTTATAATCGTATCCTAGAACTATTTAGACATTATCTGATTCTGATCCTTGTTCAGATGCTTTAAGATTTTAGTCTGACTGCTAAGGAACCGATTATAACAGTTATTttatgaaaagaaagaaaattgttttgaaaaaggTTTGTGTGATAAAAAGAAAATATAGAGTTGATTGTATAGAAAAAAGTATTTTCTTAAAGGAGTTGCTTGAAGTGTAAAAGAGTTGTGAAATGAGGAAAGTGTTACTTTGATGTTGTGGAAGTATTGTTTGAACCAATGGTTGTGTGTTGTTTGAATCCATAGGGTAGGTGTGTCAGAACCAAAGAGTGTGGCATTAACCAATAGATGGTGTGACCAATGCAAGGTTGTAGGATTTTGCTTAGATCCAAGGATCAAGACCTACAAAAGAGGGTTCCTATAGCATGAAGCTCTACAGGGCAATGCATGATGGTGTGTAGAGCATGAGGCTCCACAGGAAAATGCATGAGAGTTACTAGAGCATGAGGCTCTATAgggaaaaataaaataaaagggtTTTCCAGAGCATGAGGCTCCACAAGGAAATGCATGAAGGTTTTCCATAGCATGAGGCCCCACAGGGAAATGCATGAGATATTGGTTCAGATATGGGTGTTTAACCATGAGGTGATTAGCCCAAAAAGTGTATGGATGTCAAAGATAGTgtatgtatttggtacaaaggGAAGTATATTGTTGATGAAAATTGTTGTGATATTGAGATGTTATTTATGGAGAAGAAGACTTGACAGTCATTTGATTTGAATTacattaaagtctatgaatggaggaGAATACTTTGAATAACTGAGGCATACGCCCCGTACCCAAGATACTCATAACATGGATAGGAATAATCCCTCTGATTCTACTCTGTTGCTTACGGATCTTTGCGCACCATTCACATCATGATTGATAAGTGTTGAAGATGAATCTCTTTTGTTATGCTTGAATGTCCATGATCTTCAGAGTCTTGCATGATGATGTCTAGAGCCTGTGTTTGACTTGAGACCCAATATGATGCAAGTATAGAGATCTAatcctatcaagtgatcaagggacttATGATCACTTGACTGGATAGGGGAATCAGATAAAATATGAAGTGATTAATTAATCAAAATAGACTTTGGTCAATCAAACATTCAGGGGCATGATCAAGATATGAAAGCACATGGATTTTTATTAAAGGACTAAAATCATGAAGGAATTAAAATTCTAACACCTATAAATTTCTAAAATGAAACTAAAATTCTAAACAAAAATCTAATATAACATGCGTACTAGTTTCTAAAAATCTAATTAAAAATTATCCTAAAACTAATCAAACTTAAATCCTAATGAAAACCAAAAtgaattattatttttatttaattttcaatGTAATTTTTATCAAAATAAAGTGTATTTTCATGTGCTAAAATTGTGTAAAGAAAAGAAATTAAAGACATAAAAGAAAAACAATAAGAagcaattaaaacaaaaaataataaaaacagTGGGGAGGTGCATTGTGTAATAGATGGAGTATGTTTAAGCAAAAATGATGGGGCCATGAATCAGAAGGCCCAATGTTACTGAACTATTCATTTGATAAGTCTAGTAAGGGGTGTATTAGTGAATTAGATGGCATGGAGGAGGAATCAAAGCCTAACACAATAACTCTTTGATTCCTCATACTTAATACTACATGGTGATGACGAGATTAACATGAATTGATAAAGAAGAAAAGGAGCTCACCTACGAGGCGGAGAATGGACTTGGCATTGTAGGAATTGAAGAAGACGAAGATGAAAATGGAGGAAGATCAAGGATATTCTGGTAATAACTCAAAATTGTAACTTTTTTCTACTCAAATTATTCCTTTTTCTTCATCCTTTCTTTAATCCGTATGTGTGTTGTGTTGTTTCTCTATCTGCTTGAGAGTGAATGAATGGTGAGGGACCGTTGAACGAGCTTGTAGAGAGTGAGAGAGGTTTGTGAGTGATGAATTATGCATAGTGATTATGTAGAGTGTGATTGTGTCCCTCTATTATTGCAGATGGATGCAGTTTATATAGGTGATTGAAGCCAACTGAATTGGCCAGTTAGGGCAAGGCTATTAGGGCAGGGCTAGTTGTTAGTGAAATTTAGATGAAATTTAGTTAGTAGTTAATTGACACTGTTAAATTTTGTTATAGTTAGTTGTTATGAGTTGAATCCGTTAGTGAATTGAAGTTAAATTGTTAGTTATAGTTGGTGTTAGTTAGATTGATTATGCAGGTTTAGTTAGTGATTAAAACTGTTAATTATGTTAGTGTGATTTGTGAattaattaaaagttagtagtgactgagttaggttagttgtgtgctAATTGGATGGAGTGAGTTGAACTACAACTATTAGTAAAAACAATTAGTTACGGTTAATTAGAAAAATGCTAGTGAAGTGACTCATGTTAAACTATCTTGACAGGTTGATCACACTGAACCACACTGTGTTTTTtactcggatttcacatgtttattaggacttcattatcattttgtttgtattattctctcttttatgttgttttcatatatttagctctttcgggaCCCTTTTCGAAGAAAtgaagcaaaaagacctaaaattgGGGTTATTTGgcaaatattgtacacatggcgttgcacatggcggccaccataggagaagccatgactcatcagccctcaaccaggaggtaaccgccacgttcccatgatcttacccatttccacacatggcgggcgccatgaaggggtggcgggcgccacctttgtattccacgttcccactaaggagaagttgaggggcaccatggtctttgcaagctgccgaaatcctctataaatagttcgttccatttcattttcaaatcatccaacttagtttacaacactaaaACTATATTCTTCATCTGTAAAAGAGGTAATCCGTCACATCagggggttatcgcaccttagtgagattgagttgggtcacttcgagttgatgtcgtctttatcttcagagtcggaggtttattttccttgtaccagatttaaagcctctgtttggagcaggttcttattttatcgcttttatttaatttttgtctcgctttattttatttaatttctgtctcgctttactttatttaatttctatctacgctttactttatttaatttctgtctacgctttactttatttaatttatgcctacgctttactttatttaaattctatctacgctttattttatttattttacacgctttactcgtcctttacgcctcacattctaaaacaactttttatcatgatcaatatcgttgtgtttgttggtattaccatgtctggctaaatcttttaaaggttagaatttaaggatcacggttaaagagatgtttcacatattgaatctgtagaaatactttaaaggctgttttgatttttaacttgagttttctgaaacaaacttggttagttttaactattcaaggagtgcgaaagcaccctgaCTTAGTTAAttaggaatttttatcactttaaggaaaaatgatttttgaaactgttttcggacacgttgatagatttaaaatcaggaaactccttgggtaaaactttccaaatcaaaatcacttttcaactaagtttacgagtcttatttcttaaaataagtttactactttagcgttctgcgcaccttttataagtgacaataaaaggccttaatttaagggtaaactcggttctgaatacgcgaaagcgacagttcttgttaaatggattcttttcaagagtagaaaatattacctcataagtagttctatttagacaatcgaaacatcacttaactgacgtgatATACATTCAAACTTGTCTTTATCTGCACTacatttattatttaccgttattttgcaacatcaatatctcttttataccaccttagataaacatcataacgatagtaatcgatagattgacgatttggtctctgtgggatccatattcttttatattactctgacgtgattcgtgcacttgcgaattcaccggtcaagtttttggcgccgttgtcggggaccaacttcgtcaaaattttgtaccctgttgttacaccgtctagactaaggcattgttagccggtaaatgcgaagaacccgtagtaccggaaatttagtagatcctttagcggaacccgaacgttacactcgtacacgcctcttactcaaCCGAATTAAGAAAActatggccgagaatcgcgaccggagacctcttaaggaattcgcccaaccctctgacgaggaacctagttcgagtatagtaaacccccttattcctgccaacaatttcgaactaaaattttatttgttgcaactagtgcaacaaaaccaattcacgggtctcgctactgagaacccaaatcaacttttaaaagtttttatccaatTGGCCGACACTTTTAAATCCAACGGCGCTTCACCTGATGCGATCCGTTTgagattatttcctttctcccttagggatagagcacgttcatggttagattcacttccagctaattcaataactacctgggaagaccttaggagagtattccttgctagatattttccccctaGTAAGACTATTGTTCTTCAAAACCAAATAAGTAtatttactcaaaaccaaggagaatctctttttgaagcttgggagagatataaagagctattaagagttTGTCCACAacatggcctagaacaatggatgatcgttcataccttctacaatggactccattataacacaaagatgagcgtcgacgctgccgcaggtggcgcgatgatgaacaaaccttaccctgaagcttgtgacctaattgaggatataGCCGAAAACCATCACCAATagggaactgaacgagcatcaatagagaaaaaggagacccaaggtggaatacatgagataagctctctagacatgatgcaggcgaaaatggacgctttagcccttaagatagaacatatgtctacaaacactaacaccaCAACAGTAGTCCACACAGAATACGAACTTTatggatctaaaggacacgaatcgacggagtgtaaccttttgaacgacctgaacaccgaccaagtgaattacgcccagggtaacccattttcaaacacttacaaccctggatggaagaatcatccgaatttctcctataaaaaccagaaccctatccaaaattatgcacctcaaagaccacaaggttatcaagcccaaaaaccaaatcaacctataCATGTTGTGCCTcagaagtctaaccttgagaagatcatggagagcTTTATATCGGGGCAaactcagcaaaataaagaattcctaaaccagaacattcacgtaaacgaactgataacacaattaggaaccaaggttgatccgataatcactcacaacaagatgcttgagACCCAaatctcacaggtagcacaaaaccaagccccacaggctacacctggaggccaattccctggacaacctcaaccaaaccctcgagggcaagctaactCTATCTCTTTACGAAGTAGGACCTCCTACGAAGGGCCTCATAACCTGGCGATGAGCGAGTCCAAaacttctaaagaaaatatacctaCCAACAAAGAAGAGGAACCGGTAGAACCCAAAAAACAAACCGACCGagaaggagaagccaaggataaaacttacaaaccaccacccccgtacaaaccaccgatcccatatccgcaaagacttaaacaaaccaaaatcaataaccaataccaaaaatttataaaagtaatagagTCATGTAGATattcctttcaccgaagctatcacccaaattctgtcttacgccaaatttctcaaagacatcttaaccaacaagtgtaggcttgacgatcccaaacccttggaatgcaatttTATTTCCGAGGATAAACTCGCTAAGAATGAGAAAGACCTcggtagtttttctataccttgcattttagggaGACACGTGATCGATAAAactttcctagacttaggcgctagtgtgagtttaatgcccttagctgtgtgtaaaaggttaaacttaggacAATTACAgccaactaagatgtccctccaattaggcgataggtctgttaagtatcTTGTAGGAATTTTAGAAGACATCTcagttaggatcggtcaactttatatcccaacagactttatggtcatggatatcaaggaagatgacgatatccctatccttttaggtagaccattcttatcaacagtcggagctataatagatgttaaaagaggaaaattaaccttcgaagtaggggatgaaaatatcgagttcattctttcaaaattcccgatggcaccaattctaggagacgcatgttatgcgaTCAATATCATAGATGAGTGCATAAGGGAATTTGATCGAGAAGAACCCatgatcgaaccattttcaaacctgaatgaaaaggatgacgagctagAGGAAATGAAACATCGTACTAACGAatgaaattctagtatcagatatgagatgtcaaaggtaatgtcacgacactaatatctgaacaataataacaggataaaagataaagaacaataatgcaagagacacaagcaattgttaacccagtttggtgcaaactcacctatgtgtgggggctaccaagccaagaaggaaatccactaaacagaattagttcaaagactctcagtaaacaacatcaagttacagtcttttcacctaatctctacccgtgtgacttctacctaagaactcttagttatgagatcctactcactccacctcaatcacagcagtgatataaaacaagaattacaattaaaataagacactcttcaaagacacgtacttgatcttgcttaaaagcttcaatcaagtaaacacacactcatgcttcaaagcttagaatggacaaattacaactcaaaaatcagtccaattcaatcatatatggatgaatgaatggcttacaatacacacgaccacacaagacacaaacccttattctctctcaatatttcgttcgttatttcttgtgtcTAAAACTAGATATTCCATGCCCTATTTATAGAActgtttggctgggcttggacatcataaacccctaaaactattttccattcatatcttctcatgacagctgattatatctttTGGAAAATAcgtcaatctggttgtaattactgattgagaGCGCGTTCAATCATTAaatcaatcacacatagattagcctaaaaaacgcaatcacataatacataacattcagactgaatgttctgtatacagatgtcatgacatcgggtctgacatatcagtaaaatcctgcatatttacattttaaacatcctgcaggtacatgttatcttatgtcaagacaacacttgtgataacttgtgaacactctaggttttactaaaattgttgccaacacatagaaccaacaaactccccctttggcaaattttggctaaaatatatatcagtccatttgttcacaagagtataataaaaacacatcagcagttttgcagcagaagtaataaaccacacatttactagctataatagcaactagtaaacacatattaaacccatatgtgcttcttctccccctcaGTCTGTTCAACACAtacatctccttcaacaacacctgtaacataCATCACCCCTTttgacatcaccttcaacatcactTGTACTACACAAAACATCTTTTTCAACATCATCTGTCATCTGTTTATAGCATAGCTACTTCATAGCACATATTAACTGCAACTTTCCTTTAGCTACTTATATTAACTGCAGCTCTCTTTTAGcaacttctccccctttttagtcaaaatagaccaaagagaccaatgagacaaaataaatgtctattagtcaacgAGAATGTGacatagaatgttaaaacatattatcaggtgttacagaaccacaaGCAAACACAACTGTATAAGCTGAGATAAAATCCAGAGAGATCAAAGAGAACCCAAAAgttacatcaaggcatcaaaacaagacTGCCAAAAAAAACCATCAAACATCAAGGCATCTAGAACAGCACATCATCATAAAAGGGGAACAATCTTCACCAAAACTCAGTCAGAGGAGTTTGCATCTTCATCAACTTCAGacccagaactgccacttgattcatcttgagattcagacctctcactagaggtgtgggcttctATTTCCTTGGCTTGACCAATATTTTCTCTTTCACCTTGCTCCAAGATATTAATCAGAACCTCCAAATCTTCTTTCTTGGCTTTAGCtacccttatcccagtctccaatttcttacaggtctctttcagttcagcaatcagACCACCTGGAGGGGCTGGcttcttcacagcagatgtcatgacaatgtcattgacatgactgccttcaaataatttgtaacGAACTGATAGGGaaggttttcttctactagggatatcacttgtgctcagaattccaggttgctggctcaggattatcccacaaatcattgagggaaaagctatgggcaacttcactgcatttgtagaagcatgtttgacaatttgttcaaacatgaatctaccataatcaaaattaagcttggttccaatagcaaatatgagccttccaagagcatttgagattgtagatatgtgatttgttggtacccagtttgctgaccctatcttgtgcaagatagcatatttcacagttagtTTTCCAGCAGAGAGATGCTTCTTGTTAGGCCACTCCTTAACCTGTCCAACAGttatttccctacagacctcattgtctgtggcaTTTAGTTCACCagcaccttctgttcctcttcctaggaacttattaatcacagttggaaaaacttcacacactttcctctagcaaacaccttacaaaactctttgttgttcttatcagcaatgtcctcagggatgttcaccataaattctttaacaagaccttcaaaacactAAGATAACCCACTAACCGTTTTCACTAATCCAACAGActtaatcaggtccatgacctctttaaCCTCAACAGCATCctttcccaattctctttccaCAACCACTCTCATTTGGATTACAAATAtccattttgctgctccatcttcaagatggaaggaaatattATCCAAGTGTACAACAACAACTTTAGCAGGGGATTTTCTACCAGTTGACCTTTTCAtaggagagatgtcagggacatcgtcttcaacatcttcatctgaatcagaattttctcttacttttctcttctttacctccactttactccaagactttgaggggcctaAAGCAGTACCCTTCTTAGCAGTTTTGGTTGTCACCAACTCAGCCACATACCTACCCtttctggtcttcatcctcttagcaacacttggcttcaagtgatgaagcaagctatcatcttcaCCATCCGAGCTCTCAtcttccaagtcaatcaccttcttagcagagtcatgcttcttagactgagaagcatctacaaatttcttactaggcaaggttttcCCTAAAGAGCACAATCCTTTAGCAActatatctttttcagacctagatga encodes:
- the LOC127130731 gene encoding uncharacterized protein LOC127130731 yields the protein MEKSDRINTYQYKLRESKFDELNTLGALLIDDHMDAFKKTYGNLLAILLTKEDTRLVLTFAQFYDPIMHCFTFQDILLAPTLEEFAYILCIHVKYQVPYMSANGFPEPVVIAQTFYLKREVVNSNIHTKGNTRGFPSKFLIKNTTLFTDSGSWDAFYANFSLLIYGLVLFPIIEGFIDKVAINIFLTKNQVPTLLADVYFSFHWRNKKNDEMISLCVPLLYKWFLTHSQRK